From Streptomyces chrestomyceticus JCM 4735, one genomic window encodes:
- a CDS encoding MaoC/PaaZ C-terminal domain-containing protein encodes MPIDAAKATSAEPRTTELAWEPKDVLLYHLGIGAGVPATDPGELRYTLESRLHVLPSFATVAGGGMALAGGLSAPGIEVDLAAVLHGGQTVTVHRPLPVRGRAVQTSTVPAVYDKGKAAVIVLRSEAADEDGPLWTCDTQIFVKGEGGFGGERGPSSRRELPGRAPDRTVERTVREDQALLYRLSGDWNPLHADPEFARLAGFDRPILHGLCTYGITLKAVVDEVLGGDVARVTAYTTRFAGVVFPGETLRVRMWREPERVLVSVTAAGREDAPVLADTVVDISPEGV; translated from the coding sequence ATGCCCATCGACGCCGCCAAGGCCACCTCCGCCGAGCCGCGGACCACCGAACTCGCCTGGGAGCCGAAGGACGTCCTGCTCTACCACCTCGGTATCGGCGCCGGCGTGCCCGCCACCGACCCCGGCGAACTGCGCTACACCCTGGAGAGCAGGCTGCACGTCCTGCCCAGCTTCGCGACGGTGGCGGGCGGCGGCATGGCGCTGGCCGGCGGCCTGTCCGCGCCCGGCATCGAGGTGGACCTGGCCGCGGTCCTGCACGGCGGCCAGACCGTGACCGTGCACCGGCCGCTGCCCGTACGGGGCCGGGCCGTCCAGACGTCCACCGTGCCTGCCGTGTACGACAAGGGGAAGGCCGCGGTCATCGTGCTGCGCTCCGAGGCGGCCGACGAGGACGGGCCGCTGTGGACGTGCGACACGCAGATCTTCGTCAAGGGGGAGGGCGGCTTCGGCGGGGAGCGGGGGCCGTCCAGCCGTCGGGAACTGCCCGGGCGCGCGCCGGACCGTACCGTCGAGCGGACCGTACGGGAGGACCAGGCCCTGCTCTACCGCCTGTCCGGCGACTGGAACCCCCTGCACGCCGACCCCGAGTTCGCGAGGCTGGCGGGCTTCGACCGTCCGATCCTGCACGGGCTGTGCACCTACGGCATCACGCTGAAGGCGGTGGTGGACGAGGTGCTGGGCGGCGACGTGGCGCGCGTCACCGCGTACACCACCCGGTTCGCCGGGGTGGTCTTCCCCGGCGAGACGCTGCGCGTCCGTATGTGGCGGGAGCCGGAGCGGGTCCTGGTGTCGGTCACGGCGGCCGGCCGGGAGGACGCGCCGGTCCTGGCGGACACGGTCGTCGACATCAGCCCGGAAGGTGTGTGA
- a CDS encoding condensation domain-containing protein codes for MTDIQRCEVRPGRLVEWTLHPAVVEAAMSLPNDVRPPAYIQESHVRTARSVREDGLFVPTWLGTAFDIPRRADLDVLQEALRTWTLRHETLRSGFRWAGDEMQRFTLDADDVVLHRTDVGEFTDAAALTQHLQDRFDTAADALSWPNFIFTAVVRDDSTSVYMAFDHSNVDAYSIQRITAEIHELYAAGLDRRTVDTAPVASYVDFCATERSTADQVDDTHEIVARWRKFIAQCDGRLPNFPLDLGLDPGGPLPTQKFLHEMLVDDAAAAAFEAYCRPYGGSFIGVLAATGLIVRDVGGHPVYRTVVPFHTRAKSQWSDSVGWYVGGAPIEVPVGQAPDFDTAMQMVRTALRENRSLSRIPLARVLRLLGEDFRPTSPDLYSIVSFVDARGVPGSAQWQDLKAYGLIRVSYGDQVCAWITRLHEGLQFAGRYPDTDAAYGSLRLYVERLREIVLSVAREGAATPV; via the coding sequence ATGACCGACATCCAGCGGTGCGAGGTGCGGCCCGGACGCCTCGTGGAGTGGACGCTGCACCCGGCGGTCGTCGAGGCCGCCATGAGCCTGCCGAACGACGTACGCCCGCCCGCGTACATCCAGGAGTCCCATGTGCGCACGGCACGATCCGTACGCGAGGACGGGCTGTTCGTCCCCACCTGGCTCGGCACCGCCTTCGACATACCGCGCAGAGCCGACCTCGACGTCCTGCAAGAGGCGCTGCGGACCTGGACCCTCCGCCACGAGACGCTGCGCAGCGGTTTCCGCTGGGCGGGCGACGAGATGCAGCGGTTCACGCTCGACGCCGACGACGTCGTGCTGCACCGCACGGACGTCGGTGAGTTCACCGACGCGGCGGCGCTGACCCAGCATCTGCAGGATCGCTTCGACACCGCGGCGGACGCGCTGAGCTGGCCGAACTTCATCTTCACCGCGGTCGTCCGGGACGACAGTACGAGTGTCTACATGGCGTTCGACCACAGCAATGTCGACGCCTACTCCATCCAGCGGATCACCGCCGAGATCCACGAGCTCTACGCGGCCGGTCTCGACCGCCGCACCGTGGACACGGCGCCCGTCGCCAGCTACGTCGACTTCTGCGCGACCGAACGCAGCACCGCCGACCAGGTCGACGACACCCACGAGATCGTCGCCCGCTGGCGGAAGTTCATCGCCCAGTGCGACGGGAGGCTGCCGAACTTCCCCCTGGACCTCGGCCTCGACCCCGGCGGCCCGCTGCCCACGCAGAAGTTCCTGCACGAGATGCTGGTGGACGACGCGGCGGCGGCCGCCTTCGAGGCGTACTGCCGCCCGTACGGCGGGAGCTTCATCGGCGTCCTCGCGGCCACCGGCCTCATCGTCCGCGACGTCGGCGGCCACCCGGTGTACCGCACCGTCGTGCCCTTCCACACCCGGGCGAAGTCCCAGTGGTCGGACTCCGTGGGCTGGTACGTGGGCGGCGCGCCGATCGAGGTGCCCGTGGGGCAGGCGCCGGACTTCGACACCGCGATGCAGATGGTCCGTACCGCACTGCGCGAGAACCGGTCGCTGTCCCGGATCCCCCTCGCCCGGGTCCTCCGGCTGCTGGGCGAGGACTTCCGGCCCACCTCCCCCGACCTGTACTCGATCGTCTCGTTCGTCGACGCGCGCGGCGTCCCCGGCTCCGCGCAGTGGCAGGACCTCAAGGCGTACGGGCTGATCCGGGTCTCGTACGGCGACCAGGTGTGCGCGTGGATCACCAGGCTGCACGAGGGCCTGCAGTTCGCCGGCCGCTACCCGGACACCGACGCCGCGTACGGCAGCCTGCGGCTGTACGTGGAGCGGCTGCGGGAGATCGTCCTCTCGGTGGCACGGGAGGGCGCGGCGACGCCCGTCTGA
- a CDS encoding SDR family NAD(P)-dependent oxidoreductase yields MTDPATPAATTSAPATPVPAFPATGRRVLVSGASRGLGRAVAHAFAENGDRVAVHYGSRRADAEETLAALPGSGHVLLGADLADPSGAAALAGAAVEALGGLDVLVNNAAVNTPHPPATTPYDDWAAAWQQHVTVNLLGTAHLSHGAAQAMIAQGTGGRIVNIGSRGAFRGEPDHPAYGATKAAVHALGQSLAVALAPYGIAVASVAPGFIGTERVAHRLTGAEGAAIRTQSPFGRVAVPEEVAAAVRWLASPEAQWSSGAVLDLNGASYLRT; encoded by the coding sequence ATGACTGACCCCGCGACCCCCGCAGCCACGACATCCGCCCCCGCGACCCCCGTCCCGGCGTTCCCCGCCACCGGCCGCCGCGTCCTGGTCAGCGGCGCCTCGCGCGGCCTCGGCCGGGCCGTCGCCCACGCCTTCGCCGAGAACGGCGACCGGGTCGCGGTGCACTACGGATCGCGGCGCGCGGACGCCGAGGAGACCCTCGCCGCGCTGCCCGGCAGCGGTCACGTCCTGCTCGGCGCCGACCTGGCCGACCCGTCCGGCGCCGCCGCGCTGGCCGGGGCGGCCGTCGAGGCGCTCGGCGGCCTCGACGTCCTGGTCAACAACGCCGCCGTCAACACCCCGCACCCGCCCGCGACCACCCCGTACGACGACTGGGCCGCCGCCTGGCAGCAGCACGTCACCGTCAACCTGCTCGGCACGGCCCACCTCAGCCACGGCGCGGCCCAGGCGATGATCGCGCAGGGCACCGGCGGCCGGATCGTCAACATCGGCTCCCGAGGGGCCTTCCGAGGCGAGCCCGACCACCCCGCCTACGGCGCCACCAAGGCCGCCGTGCACGCCCTCGGCCAGTCGCTCGCCGTCGCCCTCGCCCCGTACGGCATCGCGGTGGCCTCCGTCGCTCCCGGCTTCATCGGCACGGAGCGGGTCGCCCACCGCCTGACCGGCGCCGAGGGCGCGGCGATCCGCACCCAGAGCCCGTTCGGCCGGGTCGCCGTCCCGGAGGAGGTCGCGGCCGCCGTACGGTGGCTGGCGTCCCCGGAGGCGCAGTGGAGCTCGGGCGCGGTGCTGGACCTCAACGGGGCGTCGTACCTGCGGACGTGA
- a CDS encoding sensor histidine kinase encodes MRRNRQTEAGGQDGRGGLEAQDAQDACGGRGRRRTRKPTAPGWSGLLDVPIEPHQGAGERESDGSDSTKGRGPRAYTFLPWLLMGMGALSNIISGKSQNTWLAGVGLLAFNSLYIFVVFSAFNPRYRDSRVPVYGLAALTAVTYTISLTFGHAWLLFFPLLSLASGAVRAIRGKPHFILLFVLSGSAGTIAGRLVGDHWEAAAIGYGTFISGMVTATVLSLFDTVKQLDATRQELARTAVEKERLRFSRDLHDLLGHTLSVIVVKAEAVRRLAPRDLDAALAQTADIEAVGRQALTEIREAVTGYREGSLSTELDRARSALEGAGIEPVVRQSGPPLPPQASALLGWVVREGVTNTVRHSGATRCEIEVRTDAAGDRARLTVTDDGHGPAPAATPPLTGGTGLKGLTERLAAAGGTLDTGPDGRRGFRLVAELPLGGEEPMRR; translated from the coding sequence GTGCGCAGGAACCGGCAGACCGAAGCGGGCGGCCAGGACGGGCGGGGCGGCCTGGAGGCACAGGACGCGCAGGACGCGTGTGGCGGGCGGGGTCGGCGCCGTACCCGTAAGCCCACCGCGCCGGGCTGGTCCGGCCTGCTCGACGTGCCCATCGAACCGCACCAGGGCGCCGGGGAACGGGAGAGCGACGGGAGCGACTCCACCAAGGGCAGAGGTCCGCGCGCCTACACCTTCCTGCCGTGGCTGCTGATGGGCATGGGCGCCCTGTCCAACATCATCAGCGGCAAGTCCCAGAACACCTGGCTGGCGGGCGTCGGCCTGCTCGCCTTCAACTCCCTGTACATCTTCGTCGTCTTCTCCGCCTTCAACCCCCGCTACCGCGACTCCCGCGTCCCCGTCTACGGGCTCGCCGCCCTGACCGCCGTCACCTACACCATCTCCCTCACCTTCGGCCACGCCTGGCTGCTGTTCTTCCCGCTCCTGTCGCTGGCCTCCGGCGCGGTCCGGGCGATCCGCGGCAAGCCCCACTTCATCCTGCTGTTCGTCCTCAGCGGCTCCGCGGGCACCATCGCGGGCCGGCTCGTCGGCGACCACTGGGAGGCCGCCGCCATCGGCTACGGCACCTTCATCTCCGGCATGGTCACCGCGACCGTCCTGAGCCTCTTCGACACCGTCAAGCAGCTCGACGCGACCCGACAGGAGCTGGCCCGCACCGCCGTGGAGAAGGAACGCCTGCGCTTCTCCCGGGACCTGCACGACCTGCTCGGCCACACCCTGTCGGTGATCGTGGTCAAGGCGGAGGCGGTACGGCGGCTGGCGCCGCGCGACCTCGACGCGGCGCTGGCCCAGACCGCCGACATCGAGGCGGTGGGCCGCCAGGCGCTCACCGAGATCCGCGAAGCGGTCACCGGCTACCGCGAGGGCAGTCTGAGCACCGAGTTGGACCGCGCCCGGTCCGCCCTGGAGGGCGCCGGCATCGAACCCGTCGTACGCCAGTCCGGGCCGCCGCTCCCCCCGCAGGCGAGCGCGCTGCTGGGCTGGGTCGTCCGGGAAGGTGTCACCAACACCGTGCGGCACAGCGGCGCGACCCGCTGCGAGATCGAGGTCCGCACCGACGCCGCCGGCGACCGGGCCCGCCTCACCGTCACCGACGACGGCCACGGGCCCGCCCCGGCCGCCACACCTCCCCTCACCGGCGGCACCGGCCTCAAGGGCCTCACCGAACGCCTCGCGGCCGCCGGCGGCACGCTGGACACCGGGCCGGACGGCCGCCGGGGATTCCGACTGGTGGCGGAGCTGCCGTTGGGCGGCGAGGAGCCGATGAGGCGCTAG
- a CDS encoding response regulator transcription factor, whose product MTDPGGEQAAPCVKVLLAEDQGMMRGALALLLNLEDDMEVVAQVSAGDEIVRTALEARPDIALLDIELPGRSGLDAAAELREALPSCKVLIVTTFGRPGYLRRAMEAGASGFLVKDGPVEELAAAIRRVLAGERVIDPGLAAAALSAGPNPLTQRERDVLTASVDGATVADIAGKLHLSQATVRNYLSGAIGKTGTRNRMEAARTARQNGWL is encoded by the coding sequence ATGACTGACCCGGGCGGCGAGCAGGCCGCACCCTGCGTGAAGGTCCTCCTCGCCGAGGACCAGGGCATGATGCGGGGCGCGCTCGCGCTGCTGCTCAACCTGGAGGACGACATGGAGGTCGTCGCCCAGGTGTCGGCCGGGGACGAGATCGTCCGGACGGCGCTGGAGGCGCGGCCGGACATCGCGCTGCTGGACATCGAGCTGCCGGGCCGCAGCGGGCTGGACGCGGCGGCGGAGCTGCGGGAGGCGCTGCCGTCCTGCAAGGTGCTGATCGTGACGACGTTCGGCCGGCCCGGGTACCTGCGGCGGGCGATGGAGGCGGGCGCCTCCGGTTTCCTCGTCAAGGACGGGCCGGTGGAGGAGCTGGCGGCGGCGATCCGGCGGGTGCTGGCCGGGGAGCGGGTCATCGATCCGGGGCTGGCCGCCGCCGCGCTCAGCGCGGGGCCCAATCCGCTGACCCAGCGTGAGCGCGATGTGCTGACCGCGTCCGTGGACGGGGCGACCGTCGCCGACATCGCGGGGAAGCTGCACCTGTCGCAGGCGACGGTGCGCAACTACCTCTCCGGTGCCATCGGCAAGACCGGCACGCGCAACCGTATGGAGGCGGCGCGTACCGCCCGCCAGAACGGGTGGCTGTAG
- the gcvH gene encoding glycine cleavage system protein GcvH has product MANIPADLSYTKDHEWVRVRGDQVTVGITDHAQRQLGDIVYAELPKQGERFEAGDAFGSLESVKAVTEVYIPLTGTVLVVNDTVNDAPEQINDEPYGAGWLIVLRLSRPAELDGLMDAKGYEGYLQEGTEG; this is encoded by the coding sequence ATGGCGAACATCCCCGCGGATCTTTCGTACACCAAGGACCACGAGTGGGTCCGGGTCAGAGGCGACCAGGTCACCGTCGGCATCACCGACCACGCGCAGCGGCAGCTCGGCGACATCGTGTACGCCGAACTGCCCAAGCAGGGCGAACGGTTCGAGGCGGGTGACGCGTTCGGATCGCTGGAGTCGGTCAAGGCCGTCACCGAGGTCTACATACCGCTGACCGGCACGGTCCTCGTGGTCAACGACACCGTCAACGACGCCCCCGAGCAGATCAACGACGAGCCGTACGGCGCGGGCTGGCTGATCGTCCTCCGCCTGTCCCGGCCCGCCGAACTCGACGGCCTGATGGACGCGAAGGGGTACGAGGGCTACCTCCAGGAGGGGACGGAGGGCTGA